A window from Mauremys reevesii isolate NIE-2019 linkage group 9, ASM1616193v1, whole genome shotgun sequence encodes these proteins:
- the DHX36 gene encoding ATP-dependent DNA/RNA helicase DHX36, translating to MSFEHRRDWSRGGGGGPRPSSSSAGGHEGRGGRGRHPSHLKGRDIGLWYARKQSQKSKEPDRQQRAVVRMDEHREEQIVQLLNTVQTRNEKEQETVSWWSGEEEGQEVPVEKPALAKTSVKRRPILEKTFLDRDSEYLFQENEPDIDLNEKFREELRKKKFDPRYIEMQRFREKLPSYGIRRELVTVINNNQVTVISGETGCGKTTQVTQFILDDYIERGKGSACRIVCTQPRRISAISVAERVAAERAEVCGNGKSTGYQIRLQSRLPRKQGSILYCTTGIVLQWLQSDKQLSSVSHVILDEIHERNLQSDVLMTIIKDLLNVRPDLKVILMSATLNAEKFSEYFDNCPMIHIPGFTFPVVEYLLEDVIEKLRYTPEDTDYRPRRKKGFMQGQISRPEKEEKEEIYRERWPDYLRQLRGRYSAGTIDALEMMDDDKIDLDLIAALIRHIVLEEEDGAILVFLPGWDNISTLHDLLMSQVMFKSDRFIIIPLHSLMPTVNQTQVFKKTPPGVRKIVIATNIAETSITIDDVVYVIDGGKIKETHFDTQNNISTMAAEWVSKANAKQRKGRAGRVQPGHCYHLYNGLRASLLDDYQLPEILRTPLEELCLQIKILRLGGIAYFLSRLMDPPSREAVMLSINHLMELNALDRQEELTPLGVHLARLPVEPHIGKMILFGALFCCLDPVLTIAASLSFKDPFVIPLGKEKVADARRKELSKNTKSDHLTIVNAFAGWEEVRRRGFRSEKDYCWEYFLSSNTLQMLLNMKGQFAEHLLAAGFVSSKNPRDPKSNTNSDNEKLLKAVICAGLYPKVAKIRKSFSKKRKMVKVCTKTDGTVNIHPKSVNVEETEFHYNWLVYHLKMRTSSIYLYDCTEVSPYCLLFFGGDISIQKDKDQDTIAVDDWIVFESPARIGNLVKDLRGELDDLLQEKIENPHPVDWNDTKSRDTAVLTAIIDLITTQENESPRNYAPRFQNERYS from the exons ATGAGCTTCGAGCACCGCAGGGACTGGAGCCGCGGCGGAGGAGGGGGCCCCCggccttcctcctcctccgcgGGGGGACACGAAGGCCGAGGGGGCCGGGGGCGGCATCCCAGTCACCTCAAGGGCCGCGACATCGGGCTGTGGTACGCGCGGAAGCAGAGCCAGAAAAGCAAAGAGCCCGACAGGCAGCAG AGAGCTGTTGTGCGTATGGATGAACACAGGGAAGAACAGATTGTACAGTTGCTGAATACTGTCCAGACTAGAaatgaaaaagaacaagaaaCTGTGTCATGGTGGTCCGGTGAGGAAGAAGG TCAAGAGGTACCTGTAGAGAAACCAGCCTTGGCAAAGACTTCTGTAAAGCGGAGGCCAATTTTGGAGAAAACATTCCTAGATCGAGATTCAGAATATCTCTTTCAAGAAAATGAGCCGGATATTGATTTGAATGAGAAATTCAGAGAAGAGTTAAGAAAGAAGAAATTTGATCCTAGATACATTGAAATGCAG agatTCCGAGAGAAACTTCCTTCATATGGGATAAGAAgg gaACTGGTAACTGTGATAAATAATAATCAGGTGACTGTGATCAGTGGTGAGACTGGTTGTGGAAAGACTACACAAGTTACTCAGTTCATTCTGGATGACTATATAGAGAGAGGGAAAGGATCTGCTTGCAGAATTGTATGTACCCAACCCAGGAGGATCAGTGCTATCTCA GTGGCAGAGAGAGTTGCAGCTGAAAGGGCAGAAGTGTGTGGTAATGGCAAGAGTACAGGATACCAGATTCGTCTCCAGAG TCGGTTACCAAGGAAACAAGGTTCCATTCTGTACTGTACAACAGGAATCGTCCTACAGTGGCTCCAATCAGACAA GCAATTGTCCAGTGTTAGTCATGTTATTCTTGATGAAATCCATGAAAGAAATCTTCAATCAGATGTCTTAATGACTATTATTAAAGATCTTCTAAATGTTCGACCAGATCTGAAAGTAATACTGATGAGTGCTACTTTGAATGCTGAGAAATTTTCAGAATATTTTG ACAATTGTCCCATGATCCATATACCTGGATTCACTTTCCCTGTTGTGGAATATCTTTTGGAAGATGTAATTGAAAAGTTAAG ATATACTCCAGAAGATACAGATTACAGACCACGGCGGAAGAAGGGCTTTATGCAAGGACAGATAAGCAGAccagaaaaggaagagaaagaagaaatctATAGAGAACGATGGCCAGATTATCTAAGGCAGCTGCGAGGAAG GTATTCAGCAGGTACTATAGATGCGTTAGAAATGATGGATGATGACAAGATTGATCTTGACCTTATAGCTGCACTTATCAGACATATTGTCCTAGAGGAGGAG GATGGTGCAATACTGGTGTTTCTCCCAGGCTGGGACAATATTAGCACTTTACATGACCTCTTGATGTCACAAGTCATGTTTAAGTCAG ATAGGTTCATTATTATACCTCTGCATTCACTGATGCCTACTGTTAACCAGACACAG gtttttaaaaagacCCCTCCTGGAGTACGGAAAATTGTAATTGCTACCAACATTGCAGAGACTAG CATTACCATCGATGATGTGGTATACGTTATAGATggaggaaaaataaaagaaactCACTTCGATACGCAGAACAACATTAGCACAATGGCAGCAGAGTGGGTTAGTAAAGCTAATGCCAAACAAAGGAAAGGTCGAGCAGGAAG AGTCCAGCCGGGTCACTGTTATCATCTATATAATGGTCTACGTGCCAGCCTACTGGATGATTATCAATTACCGGAAATCCTAAGGACACCTTTGGAAGAACTTTGTTTACAAATCAAG ATTCTAAGGCTTGGTGGAATTGCTTATTTTCTGAGTAGGCTAATGGATCCACCATCTCGTGAAGCTGTGATGTTGTCCATAAATCATCTAATGGAACTG AATGCTTTGGATAGACAAGAAGAACTGACTCCATTAGGTGTCCACTTGGCACGATTGCCAGTTGAGCCACATATTGGAAAAATGATCCTCTTTGGAGCTCTATTCTGTTGCTTAGATCCAGTACTCACAATTGCAGCCAGCCTCAGCTTCAAGGACCCCTTTGTGATTCCACTG ggCAAAGAGAAAGTAGCAGATGCTAGAAGAAAAGAATTATCAAAGAATACTAAAAGTGACCATCTAACTATTGTGAATGCTTTTGCG ggctgggaagaggtcCGGCGACGTGGTTTCAGAAGTGAAAAGGACTATTGCTGGGAGTATTTTCTCTCTTCAAATACACTTCAG ATGCTGCTTAACATGAAAGGACAGTTTGCTGAACATCTCCTTGCGGCTGGGTTTGTGAGTAGCAAAAACCCCCGAGATCCCAAATCTAATACCAACTCAG ATAATGAGAAGTTACTCAAAGCAGTCATCTGTGCTGGTTTATATCCAAAAGTTGCAAAGATCCGTAAAAGCTTtagcaaaaagagaaaaat GGTGAAAGTTTGCACCAAGACAGATGGAACAGTTAACATTCATCCTAAATCTGTTAACGTGGAAGAGACAGAATTCCATTATAACTGGCTTGTGTATCATTTGAAGATGAGAACTAGCAGT ATTTACCTGTATGATTGTACAGAGGTCTCTCCATACTGTCTTTTGTTCTTTGGAGGAGATATTTCCATCCAGAAGGATAAAGATCAGGATACCATTGCAGTGGATGACTGGATTGTCTTTGAGTCTCCAGCAAGGATAGGAAATCTAGTTAAG GATTTAAGAGGAGAACTGGATGACCTTCTACAAGAAAAAATTGAAAACCCACACCCTGTGGACTGGAATGACACTAAATCCAGGGACACTGCAGTGCTGACTGCCATTATAGACCTAATCACAACACAGGAGAATGAAAGTCCCAGAAACTATGCCCCTCGATTTCAGAATGAACGTTACAGTTGA